GCCAATCGCCATGCCGTAATTATGCTGGCTCCTACCGCTGCGACTGCCCTGCTGGTAAGTGCACCTTCCGTCCACCACCATCCAGCACTTATTCATCCATCCAACCATCGATCCACCACCAATACCGTTCTTACCGTTGCGTCTGTCCCCGCGGGTTCCGCCTGGACTTGGAAGGCTCGCGCTGCCTGGACAGGGACGAGTGCGCGGACGGCCGCTGCCAATCGCCATGCCGTAATTATGCTGGCTCCTACCGCTGCGACTGCCCTGCTGGTAAGTGCACCTTCCGTCCACCACCATCCAGCACTTATTCATCCATCCAACCATCGATCCACCACCAATACCGTTCTTACCGTTGCGTCTGTCCCCGCGGGTTCCGCCTGGACTTGGAAGGCTCGCGCTGCCTGGACAGGGACGAGTGCGCGGACGGCCGCTGCCAATCGCCATGCCGTAATTATGCTGGCTCCTACCGCTGCGACTGCCCTGCTGGTAAGTGCACCTTCCGTCCACCACTATCCAGCACTTATTCATCCATCCAACCATCGATCCACCACCAATACCGTTCTTACCGTTGCGTCTGTCCCCGCGGGTTCCATCTGGACTTGGAAGGCTAGCGCTGCGTGGACAGGGACGAGTGCGCGGACGGCCGCTGCCAATCGCCATGCCGTTATTATGCTGGCTCCTACCGCTGCGACTGCCCTGCTGGTAAGTGTACCTTCCGTCCACCACCATCCAGCACTTATTCATCCATCCAACCATCGATCCACCACCAATACCGTTCTTACCGTTGCGCCTGTCCCCGCGGGTTCCGCCTGGACTTGAAAGGCTCGCGCTGCCTGGACAGGGACGAGTGCGCGGACGGCTGCTGCCAATCGCCATGCCGTAATTATGCTGGCTCCTACCGCTGCGACTGCCCTGCTGGTAAGTACACCTTCCGTCCACCACCATCCAGCACTTATTCATCCATCCAACCATCGATCCACCACCAATACCGTTCTTACCGTTGCGTCTGTCCCCGCGGGTTCCGTCTGGACTTGGAAGGCTCGCGCTGCCTGGACAGGGACGAGTGCGCGGACGGCCGCTGCCAATCGCCATGCCGTAATTATGCTGGCTCCTACCGCTGCGACTGCCCTGCTGGTAAGTGCACCTTCCGTCCACCACCATCCAGCACTTATTCATCCATCCAACCATCGATCCACCACCAATACCGTTCTTACCGTTGCGTCTGTCCCCGCGGGTTCCGTCTGGACTTGGAAGGCTCGCGCTGCCTGGACAGGGACGAGTGCGCGGACGGCCGCTGCCAATCGCCATGCCGTAATTATGCTGGCTCCTACCGCTGCGACTGCCCTGCTGGTAAGTGCACCTTCCGTCCACCACCATCCAGCACTTATTCATCCATCCAACCATCGATCCACCACCAATACCGTTCTTACCGTTGCGTCTGTCCCCGCGGGTTCCATCTGGACTTGGAAGGCTAGCGCTGCGTGGACAGGGACGAGTGCGCGGACGGCCGCTGCCAATCGCCATGCCGTTATTATGCTGGCTCCTACCGCTGCGACTGCCCTGCTGGTAAGTGTACCTTCCGTCCACCACCATCCAGCACTTATTCATCCATCCAACCATCGATCCACCACCAATACCGTTCTTACCGTTGCGTCTGTCCCCGCGGGTTCCGCCTGGACTTGAAAGGCTCGCGCTGCCTGGACAGGGACGAGTGCGCGGACGGCCGCTGCCAATCGCCATGCCGTAATTATGCTGGCTCCTACCGCTGCGACTGCCCTGCTGGTAAGTACACCTTCCGTCCACCACCATCCAGCACTTATTCATCCATCCAACCATCGATCCACCACCAATACCGTTCTTACCGTTGCGTCTGTCCCCGCGGGTTCCGTCTGGACTTGGAAGGCTCGCGCTGCCTGGACAGGGACGAGTGCGCGGACGGCCGCTGCCAATCGCCATGCCGTAATTATGCTGGCTCCTACCGCTGCGACTGCCCTGCTGGTAAGTGCACCTTCCGTCCACCACCATCCAGCACTTATTCATCCATCCAACCATCGATCCACCACCAATACCGTTCTTACCGTTGCGTCTGTCCCCGCGGGTTCCGCCTGGACTTGGAAGGCTCGCGCTGCCTGGACAGGGACGAGTGCGCGGACGGCCGCTGCCAATCGCCATGCCGTAATTATGCTGGCTCCTACCGCTGCGACTGCCCTGCTGGTAAGTGCACCTTCCGTCCACCACCATCCAGCACTTATTCATCCATCCAACCATCGATCCACCACCAATACCGTTCGTACCGTTGCGTCTGTCCCCGCGGGTTCCGCCTGGACTTGGAAGGCTCGCGCTGCCTGGACAGGGACGAGTGCGCGGACGGCCGCTGCCAATCGCCATGCCGTAATTATGCTGGCTCCTACCGCTGCGACTGCCCTGCTGGTAAGTGCACCTTCCGTCCACCACCATCCAGCACTTATTCATCCATCCAACCATCGATCCACCACCAATACCGTTCTTACCGTTGCGTCTGTCCCCGCGGGTTCCGCCTGGACTTGGAAGGCTCGCGCTGCCTGGACAGGGACGAGTGCGCGGACGGCCGCTGCCAATCGCCATGCCGTAATTATGCTAGCTCCTATCGCTGCGACTGCCCTGCTGGTAAGTGTACCTTCCGTCCACCACCATCCAGCACTTATTCATCCATCCAACCATCGATCCACCACCAATACCGTTCTTACCGTTGCGTCTGTCCCCGCGGGTTCCGCCTGGACTTGGAAGGCTCGCGCTGCCTGGACAGGGATGAGTGCGCGGACGGCCGCTGCCAATCGCCATGCCGTAATTATGCTAGCTCCTACCGCTGCGACTGCCCTGCTGGTAAGTGTACCTTCCGTCCACCACCATCCAGCACTTATTCATCCATCCAACCATCGATCCACCACCAATACCTTTCTTACCGTTGCGTCTGTCCCCGCGGGTTCCGCCTGGACTTGGAAGGCTCGCGCTGCCTGGACAGGGACGAGTGCGCGGACGGCCGCTGCCAATCGCCATGCCGTAATTATGCTGGCTCCTACCGCTGCGACTGCCCTGCTGGTAAGTGCACCTTCCGTCCACCACCATCCAGCACTTATTCATCCATCCAACCATCGATCCACCACCAATACCGTTCTTACCGTTGCGTCTGTCCCCGCGGGTTCCGCCTGGACTTGGAAGGCTCGCGCTGCCTGGACAGGGACGAGTGCGCGGACGGCCGCTGCCAATCGCCATGCCGTAATTATGCTGGCTCCTACCGCTGCGACTGCCCTGCTGGTAAGTACACCTTCCGTCCACCACCATCCAGCACTTATTCATCCATCCAACCATCGATCCACCACCAATACCGTTCTTACCGTTGCGTCTGTCCCCGCGGGTTCCGTCTGGACTTGGAAGGCTCGCGCTGCCTGGACAGGGACGAGTGCGCGGACGGCCGCTGCCAATCGCCATGCCGTAATTATGCTGGCTCCTACCGCTGCGACTGCCCTGCTGGTAAGTGCACCTTCCGTCCACCACCATCCAGCACTTATTCATCCATCCAACCATCGATCCACCACCAATACCGTTCTTACCGTTGCGTCTGTCCCCGCGGGTTCCGTCTGGACTTGAACCGCCACCACCTGCTGGGCTTGAACCGCTCACCACCACCTATTCACTTATTAGTTCAcctttttaaagatttaaagatttttattgaacataagaaaataaatttacataactATTTGATCGTAGACAGCTGCAGTAGTGTGAACTGTGTCGCAGCTATTTACGCCCACCTCGGGACACAGGGGTTTTTATGTTCTATATCTAGCAGATACATAAGTATACAAGTTTAGTAAACTTAaatttacttataattatattagttttaatttagtttaaacaCAATATTAAACATGCGATAAGGTAAGGTTATGATAATTGTTAAAGAGCGCATTTACATTATGAAATGATTCCaatctataaatatttattattattagatacTTATTGTTAGACATAATCAGGTGTGATCATTCAAATAGTAATTCGGTCTCATCATAATTGagattttgtaaaaagtttgtaatttttttcttgCATTCCCAGCATGACAGTTGGTGAATGTTTAA
The window above is part of the Cydia amplana chromosome 18, ilCydAmpl1.1, whole genome shotgun sequence genome. Proteins encoded here:
- the LOC134656577 gene encoding latent-transforming growth factor beta-binding protein 4-like; translation: MPLLCWLLPLRLPCCTYSSIQPSIHHQYRSYRCACPRGFRLDLKGSRCLDRDECADGCCQSPCRNYAGSYRCDCPAGKYTFRPPPSSTYSSIQPSIHHQYRSYRCVCPRGFRLDLEGSRCLDRDECADGRCQSPCRNYAGSYRCDCPAGKCTFRPPPSSTYSSIQPSIHHQYRSYRCVCPRGFRLDLEGSRCLDRDECADGRCQSPCRNYAGSYRCDCPAGKCTFRPPPSSTYSSIQPSIHHQYRSYRCVCPRGFHLDLEG